TGTAGATACTTGAAGGGTTATCGAATTTTGGGCCTCTTGGAGCGGGGTTAGAGCTCCTTGTTGGATGATCTTGAGGGGTGATGACTTTGATGATATTGTGGTGGTCTTCAGAGGGGAGGAGGAGAGTTTGCCACTTGAAGTCGATTTTAGACTGGAGTGGGTTGACTGAGTTGAGCAGGTTTTCTGCAGAATCTGAATAGGAAAAGGTTAATCGTAGAATGATATTTCAGAAATGTCTGAAGATTATGTCCACAAAGCTCAGAAAACATAATTATAACTTACTTTATGTTGTGGGGAGCTATTCGAGGATTTAGTACCACTCCCAGTCGAATCATGACTCGGCCTTCTCGAGCTGTGCCTTGTACTCGACCTTCCAAGTGTCCCTGTCTTAGCCGGACTTCCGTTAGTAGCTCTAACGGAGCCAGAACTACCACCACTTCTGCTTGGCGATGAGTTACTCGAGTGTTTACCATTCTGGTTCTGTACCCTGCCCTGATAAGGATCCTGGCTTGCACTCGATGGTAATACAGACGCCCTGGAGGTGCATCGACTCAGGCTCGAGCACTTTGAGCGCGGTAAGGTGGAGCACGGTGAGCGATGTCGTCGTGAGCTGCGCGGCGTTGAATTTGCCAACAGGCTAGTGGAGTCACCGCTTGGCTGGCGTCTGTGACGACGAGGTAAAGTCGCTGAACGCACTGAACTCGAGTCATCCCACACTTGGAAACTGGCTTGTGACTGGTCCAACCCTTCCATCATCTAgagaatgaattaattgattgaatcCCAATGTCACAGTTgctcaaaaaattatgaaactatATCCCACCAAAAGAaccttgaaatttaattataaaatttaaatgattaCAACGTTTATTTAAACTACTCGTTACCAGTAATTACACATGATATTTCatgagaaaatgaatgaatgtcATGAAAAAACTGACCGATGGACTAGCAGCTCGTGTTTGCGTTGCAACACTGTGGAGATGAACGACTCTGGGATTAAACCACTCAGTAGGCGGATACTGAGCACTGAAGGTACCCATCAACGGTGTTCCCTTCCTCCTCGTACTGCGCCGAAACAGCCTTGATAGTAGGCCTATCTTCTCTGAAAATATACCAGACAgaccttttttttaaataatataattgcAACCTCATGGCTCAGTAATTTACGTCTAACACCGCAGGAACGAGGAATGGATTGGCCAGCTCAGGGGTGACTAAAAGGCATCTCTTCGTGCTAATCACTCGTACGATTATTCAGTTTGCCGTGAAATTTTTTAGTCTCTACATTATGCTAAGCTGTTCGTGTTAAATAGGCGTTTTATGTTAATTAATCATCCGTCACCCGTGTTAATGTTAATGGTACAAGCCATTCCCCGTTGGGGTTACTCACTAGTGGGACTGTGAGGCGCACTGTCTGTACTGGCATACTCGGCGCTTGATGAGGTGTCACTTCTCTCCGGTCTTCGTGGTAATGAACGGGAACTTCCGCTTCTGTGTAATCTACGAGCTGAACCCCACAGTCTCAACGAATGCCGCCTCTCCAATCGTCCTGGCACTGATCTGCACCTCGCGAAGAGTACTTTATCGTTTGGATTACCTTGAGAagtagagaatttttttctaatccaGTACATTAtacaaaatcaatcaattattctATCGAAATTCACCCAGTTGTTCTTCCCACTGTCACcgtaccccctccccccccccaaataCCTCATGATTAAATTAGAATTGTTGCCAATAGAAgttttcaatcaaatatttttctactttcCTAACAGTTAAATCTTCCCTGAAATGTTATCACACTCACCTACAATAAATACTCAAcactgagaagaaaaaaaattatcgtgagaatggaaaataatggagAATAGGTGGAGACAAGTACACGACAGTTGATCCTTGGCCCGGCGTGTCACTCTGTCATGTTGGGTTAACGGTAGACCCTGTCGTGACCAACAGCTAATATATCGGTTCTACTAAACGTTTTCGTGGGTATAACATCGACACAAGGGTTACTCGATGTTTTTTCTATCCCCGAGGGTACAGTACCACTCTCCAGTTCCCTTTGAACATGCAAATCATCGGCTCATGCTACTCCATTtgtcatcaaaatttttctccccgaTTGTTCCCTATTTGCTTTCGTCCCCTGTCCGACAAGGGATTAGCGACAAGTGCGGTCATACGGTCACCAGTGAACACCGTTAGAATTGCAACAAAAGGGCGCACGTTCGAGGATCCGTACGTGAAGcttgaggatgaaaaaaaggaCATGAAGTTGATCGTTTCACGGGGTTGTCGACCGCATTCCACGGGGTCTTTATCCTCTCAAGgtttttcattcgattattttttcttccatcATCTTAAACACTTTATTCACCAGTTTTTAAAGACCATACGCCTACACATCGAGTGCAATAATTTTCCAGTGGTCGATTGTAGAAACAAGTGCgcaataaattgtaaatttttatgaaacatGAAAATGTAGTTAAAGGACGAAGACAAGGAGTATTGGCTTCTCCAGGGAGAATAGGGTGTGGGTTTATTACTGGTGtacgagagagagcgagagagaaagagagaatcaTGGGGTATGGGGAATTTTAACAGGGTAACCGGTCAATGCTTTTCCAGTGGAAAGGATGGGACGGGAGCAAATGGTAAACCGGCAGCTCCCCAATCGTAACAGCCAGCGCATGGTGGAATCTCCCCAAGGACAGCAACAACATAAACGTGAATCTCGCGTGTCTGGGTAGGAAACACTCTGGTTTTAAACCATGTGTGATGCTTTTGTGACATTCTTGGCGCCGATATTCTGTTTTATGGACAAATGTTCTAGGGATCGAAGGATCTCGACGTTGTAGAGGAAGTGAGACATCTACTTGGTACATctatttgaaattattctccCTTCACTTATTTGTCTATTCTTTTACCTCCACAAATGACGTCAGCGAGATTCGTTTGTACAGCCTGATGCGTCACATTACCATCCCTGAGGGTGATCATTTCACCGTGAACGAGTGCCATCGCCTCATCATTGCTCATCAACATACCACCCTGTCCCCTGCAACTCCCCACATCACGTGAATTTCTCCTCGATCCACCCGAGTCTCTTCTCAGCCGTCTTGTCTCCGGTGTTACGACAAAGTACCCCTGTGACGTGTGATAGATCTTTCTCTCTTGCATCAACTTGGCTAGTGCATCGTAAACCAAGTCACGACCAGGTCGCTGCATCGTCGGGAAGGCATTCCTCAGGGCTGAACGGAGCGTGTCAAGGGTGGCAGCTTGTCGTTGCGATGTTAATTCCAGAATTGCCCAGCAAAGGGCCTCTGGCAGGGGGGTAAATTGTCCTTGGGATACGGGTGCCACTAGGCAATCTTCAATGTCACCTGTAACAACCGTGAAAATTCATTGGTCAACTGCTTTAATATTTTCaagtcaacaaaaaaaaaaaaaatcttatgaaGAGATTATGTTCATCAGTCGCTATCGATCGTGATCTAAAACCACTCACTAATGTTCCGAATCATCGAATGATGAAACGCCTGTCGAAATAAACAGACATTGTTCCATCTGTTCCAATCTCCGCCCAATATCTCCAATGTCTTCATTATTCTCTAAATATCtcaatcaaaattataatACATATCTCACAGTGACTATGTTACGCCTAGAGAGGTATATCAGCTGTCACCTTTCTAATCTTGTATATCCAAGTTTCGAATTTCGCGTTTAATACATCTCTCACTCCTTTCGTCACAACGTTGTCGAGTGGCAACTGTCTCTATATTTATGTATTAGAAGTATTCCGGGGGAGAAGGGAGAGGGTGAGGGAGAATAAAACTAtcgtgattttattttcaatagtaAAACACGAGACTATCGACGTGGTATCGAGTTTCAACCTGGCGACTTCGTACGACATGAGGCACCTAAGCACTGCAAACACGCCTCAGGGACGATACGTACGTGCAGCAAGTGGGAATATGAGGGGATTCAGTGCAGCACGAAGGCTGCAGATAAATTCACTGCCAAgacgatcattttttttgactatttttcttttcacttgATACGGATGAAAATTCAGTATTTTTACGGGAGACAGATTAAATGATCAACAGTTCCAGGATTTTAATTAGGAATTTCTGAACGAAGTGTGGTGGTAATTAATGTTGAATGACGCGGACAAATATTTAACGAAGCATTGAAGATTCTCTCGATCGCCTCCAAATGAAGAAATCGATCAAATCCAGCGTTACTATCCACATCGGCGTTCCTTCGACGGTGAAAATCCGGTATAAATTTGCCCGTAACAAATACCTTGAACGGTATGCGTGAGAGACACCATGGCAATGGTCGcccattttaaaataaaactacACGCATGCAATTACGGTCctaaggaagagagagagagagaggatgtACAGAAAACCCATCCAGTGTTCACTTTTCTGAGAACAACCACTTGCGGCTGCGCTCCGAGGGAACAGAGGAGATACTGAAAAATAAAGTACTTTTATATTATGTAGAACTGGtgagttgataaaaaaacattctcaGGCCACTCTGGATAGTCAACgtctcaattaattattatggaCGCGTATTTATGGCGTGTGAATTGCGGCCCTCGCTTTGAACCGAAGATTTACAGATGGAAAATTCACGATTCAGTCGCGAGAGTTTAATCCTCGCACTGTAGTTCCATATtattggagattttttaaaattctgttTAGGGGAAGGGCATCTCAAAATATCAGGTGTGTGATATCAATTCCTTTGCTCCCTCAttcgaaaatgaataaaaaaagaatttggATTATTTGACAGAAATAATCCCTGAAAGAGTTTCATTTCCTCTCACTTATCCATCAAGTCACGTTTCGGGAGGACATCGTGCTCCGGGTCCAATGGGAAATAGTATGGATTTATTCCCTCTCGGGTGGTTCTCAAAATTTCCGAGGCAGAACACAAAAGTTCGCACGTGGagggaataaaatttctcgaataaatgaaaaaaatgtcactgTCCCGAAAATAACTTTGCTGGATTACCCTCATCACCCTTGAACTGTTCAAACACCCACCACATATTGGTTTATCTCAAATATCTGGCGCACGCCTAGACATCATTATCGACGACCACGAGCATCCAATATTCATGTCCAGCAGTCATGTTACCCCGCAAAAGGTAAATCTAATCACGTACTTGGGGGATGTTGCATTAGCGTTTGCATTATCTCTCATGTAGCGCGAATTATGCGTCTCgaatttataatgaattttcatgtccAGGGCGAGAGGGGGGGGGCAATTAATCGAGCGGGTATTAATGGATTCGAGAATTATCGTTCTACCatcgaaaataaatgaatatcgGACAGGGTTAGAACAGTGTCCGTGACTCAAGGCTATTTTTTCCCATCTTCTGATTAATGTTATGGTCATCACATCGGagattcaataattcatggaCAAATGCAAATTTAAAATGGCAAAGAATTTCATTGCATAAATCAATGGcttgaatttgaaaataagttttataaatatttccagAAGCTTGAACAAGAACCCTCGACTAGTTTATCATCCCCTGAATTCCGATGGATCGTCATAAACTGAGCCATAAAATCCATAGCATGTTTTAATCATCCCTGCAACCCctaaattcttcaattttcccgACCCTCGCATGCATTTTAATCTCCCTACCGCCCTTTCACTATCATACTCCCCGAGTCTGGACTCCTCACGAAAAGGCAGACAAAGGGAATTTGTGATCAGCTGTGTTTTGGGTTGCCCTCACTGGTCAGACAAAGAGAATCCATTTCTACTTGCTGTGGTGCAGTTAGTGGTTTTGATCTATTATTCGGGAACTCATCGAAAGTTCAGATAtttaatcgatgaaaaaagGATTTCCATTTACATTATTTGCCCACAAATTCGCTAATGATTGGAAATTGACAATTTGCtgagattttttcataaaattttgaatttttaacatCAGTCTTTTAAAATGTGTGTAAGACCACAATGTAACAACAATTATGAGTGAGTTCACTATCAGTGAGTTCAAAGTTCCTACAGCAGAGAAGAAATCACGGGATTGAATCCCACGGGGCCCCTGTAAGTCCCATAAAACTTTTATCCTCACCACAGTTGGAATGTCTTCTCTTACCATCGTTTGCCAACGAATGCAAATAGCACATGCTGCACCTACAACGCACATTTTCCTCCTTTATAATGACCAAACCAGCAGTCAAGAGCTCCATCTCACATGTCCCTACCACGTCATCAATTCTCACTGATGATCCATAAAATTCATCGTaatcttcaattatttatttaatttttttccatcagcaCAGCTGGGGCTTTTTATATCACTGAATTTTAACCATTATGAGCATCGTTATTTCAGTTTAGCAATgttattctttattttcccCTATTTCACCAGCCAAGAGACAAGTGGAGAAGGAAGAGCACCAAACCCACACCGTTCATCCCAGGATTACGTTTTTATACGAATGGTGCGTCAGTGGTGCAATAAAATGAGACTTCGAGGACATAAATACGTTACAGATGGCTGGAAGAAGCTTGAACGCTCCACACTCCACTCATTCGTGAAGATAACGTGTTATATTTcaagtgaaattatttttattcaagatAAAATGTTACGTGCCCCTTATGCAATGAAAATCCACTCTGCATCGATACttagtttttatttcatgaagtTTTTACGTTATGTTGTGTCGGTGAGTTTTATGCAGTCGTAAAGACACGAGGTGAATACAAAATTCATTTATGCCGATTGATGTGTTCATAAAATTCTTCTCATTCAATCAAATGTTTCCTAGAAAATACGGCAATTCCATTGTTATTCAATGCAacagaatgaaatatttaagtGATTCTGCACGAagaaaaattcaccaaaaaatgcCAGTCACAACCGAAATGGAATTACTCAATttgagaaaatagaaaattcaagtCATTCTacattttcatatttaatttaagTATTAAACTGGTATATAATcatatttatcaacaatttattgattctcttgaattttattcacaaaCTTCACATGTCACAATTATTTCTCCGCTAGATCCaatcaaattttatggaaataatcTCTCTTCCATCAAAACTCGGTTTTCATATCATCAAGTGTCCTGTGCTATGTTGTACCAGCAAATTTTATGCTTTCATAAAGTCCCGATGTGAATACAAATTGAACTCATATAAGTCGAATTGTCTGTAAAATTCTCCGCATTCCCCGCGAAAAATTCCGCGAAAAATATGGAAACCACGTGAATCATTATTCCGAGTGATTCATGGGGATTTTAATGGACAAATGAAACCCCTGAGACTGATTCTATTGAATTCAATCATTCAAAGGAAAAACAAATCAACTGAAAGTGTAATGATACACCAATAGAGCTGCAATAAATACCCAGAATATTGTCCGGATAAATTATATGTACTGGAAATACGATAAATTCACCATTCGAGATCTTGCGGCAATTTATTGGTGAATAGAAGAATAAAGCCGATGGGGGAGGGATTGGTCTGATACCACGCGTCCGGAGAATCGATTCATGCGTAACTACACGAGGAAAAGTTGGCCACCCACGCGAGGGCCCCACTCACGCCCTTTCTGCATTACTGAATGCATATTGCGAGAGAGGGCTTTGGCTCAATCTGGACAGGTGCGTGTATACACACGGGGGaatgaaggggggaggggggggggtgagttTATGGGGCCGGTATTTTCTGTACCAGACACTATGTCATGATACAGACGTGTGTATAAAGTAGAGTGCGTGTGGTAACAGTGAAAATAGACACCGGAATGCGATGTCCGTGTCTTCTAGAGTCAAAGAAATGACATTTTTAATCGaactacattttttattgacaaataTGGTATTCTAAAAATGCTTCTGTTGATATTCAACAACTCGGTGGATTTGTttcgatgaaaataattgaataagaCGAACTaaacattgaataattcattttatttatagtGATGGAAATGAATATAATAATGTTTGTTTATTGTGAATTAATAATCAAGTCTCACTGCTTATCGCATATTCTGAAAGTGGTATACATAAGTGAGGTCATTAATGCGATACTTCTGTAAGTCCACAGATCGTCGATTGATTTGATTCCAATTCGCGTGTTTGTCTGATTTAGAGCGTTAAATGGTAGATTGACATTGTGCAATAATTAATCGGCAAAACCGTTGACTTGACTTTTACATTGGCTAGTGACACTAAACCCGTTTATTGCGGGTGGTTCCCAAGGACCGTTCATGAAAATTCAGTCAGCGGGTATTTTTCTTCCCACCCTGAGAATTCATAAGTTCCGGCATATGGAGGATAATTCCCCCCTGGAGTATCCTGAGCACGTTGAATTACCGGGAAAGAGTCATTCAAAGTTCTTTACGACTGGTTTAAACTCTCGAGATGAGATATAGGAGAAAATAGCGGGTGGCGGCCATCGTGCGCGGGAAAGCTGCGCGTCAAGCGGCGCCACTTGACACCCTCCGGTAGGTAAAAATCGGGTAAACGAGGTTTGGGATGAATGCTTGTTTGTAAATAACTCCGGTTGAAGTTggggagtaaaaaaattggttGAGTGCTGGGGGAAGAGAGCAAGTGCATCCGCAATGTGTAACGGCGATGATCTGGCTCAATGGGAGTTTCGAGAGAGCCACGTGGAGATGTTTATCTCCCCCCGTCGGCAATCCAACCGATCTCGATTCTTCTCGATAAGCCTCTCAGTCTCAATGTACCGCGGTAATAGCGGAAAAATAAACGGTTAAGAATGaacaattgcaaaaaaattgaggttaAGTGGGTGcgcaaaaacaaaattttctgtaaattGAATTGCCATCACTTAATCATTTCATGGAACACACGAGTCAGGGCATGTTTTCTGCGTGGGAGAGTTAGAGCTCAGGCATAAACCCCTCTTGTGTACCACACGATCTCGTTTACGATGCCCGGATTTGTCGGGGTAcataaatcgattaaaaaaactcCCTCAGAGTTACGGAAAAAATCATCACCGGTGAGGTATAAAGGCAACAAGTTGCACAATTTCCATGGATCGTCGAATGAGCGCGAGGGAAAGGAGCCACTGTTGCTGTTGAATCGCCACGCCCCAGTGGTACAGCATCCGATCTCCAGGTGAAACGAGTTGTTCGTCTTGTATTGTCATGTTGACTAGACGTATTTGACTCTAATGATCCATTCAGTTGACATTTATTGCTGGGTGCCATATTATTATATTCAATGTGACGGTTTTGTTTGTCTCTTTGTGCTCCACTTTTCTGTCAATGGGTTAGAAATTGAAAACGAGGGGAAAATCCGGGGAAAGAGTTATTGCACCCTTTCTGTGCCGTTTCCGTAATTTAAATTGTTAGTAATGTCAGCTCACTCGAATAGTCAATACATGGAGACAATCGCTGAGGAATAATCGCGAGCAGTTACTCGccttttcagaatttttgggCCGTACTAAcgattgatttatttcaaatttacGATAATTATCGATGCATTcttgggaaatttttatcttcaataaattattgtcaataattttttaagaatagCACCTAAATAAGTCAGTAACAGTAAAAATGTCTGAAAATCACAATAATTTAATCTCTGAATTCACGTCAATTTGTCATTCCCCCATTTTTGATTCGCAATTTGAAGAGTAATTTTCTAACAGTGGCCAGCAACGAGAAAGTAAGCAATCAAAATCTGTCGCAAACAAATCTCACCGATTGTGAACGTGAGAGGTGTCGAGGGTTCACATTCGAGGATATCTCATCACTTCAGCAACAGAAGGAATTGTATCTCCTTTTCAATTCCCCCTTCTCCCCCTTTCCGCGATTCTCTTTTCACTTCGATCAAAAATTGCTGGAAGTTGCATTTGCCCCCGAGTGTTACACACGGTGAGGAaaggaaaagttgaaaaaaattagagatGCAATGAAATAGAGGGTATAATACCAGGTATCATCTCATTGGCGGAGTGCAAGGTGCTGGTGTTAGATACCAGATCTTTGCGAAAGTGCAAGTATTCACAAAGTCAAATAGGGAAGTATAAAAAAGAAACGATCAATCACGCGGAAAATTCCACCGGAAGTGGGAGGATTTCAGAGGTAGTGAGTAATTGTCTTCAATAACAGGTCACATCAGTTTCTTTTTTCCACTTCTTCTGGGTGGAAATGTTCGCTTCCTATTTTCGAAACAATAAAACATGTGCGAGGAGACAATGCACTGTGTTCTCTGCTTGATTCGAGAAATTCATTAAGAGAATCGTTGGGAGAATTAACTTAtcgttaaatttatttacgaGAAATATTGTGAGACTAATTGTGTATGTTAATCACTGAAGTCCCATTTTGTCGTtgaaatgtttaaataaatgacgAATTCATGGAAACTCTGGAATATttccttttaaaaaatttacgatgacaggacaaaattaattaaaatcgtcAATTACAATCGACTGCATTTCACAGCCTATCACCAGCAAATTATGTTGAGGCAAGGAGAATGGCAGCTAGAATTCACActatgaaattgaaatgtgaATCGCAAAGCGATCTAGGAGTATCCAGAGGTATGGTTCGATGAAGCCAATAAACAATGAGATATATGGATGTGTATAATTCCAGCTGCAACTTGTGTGGGCGTTTGGTGCCTCAATGGATCGATGAAAGGCAACAAACTCGGTATCATAATGTCCCGGGGGTTAGGCGGATGCCGGGAAACCGGGTGGAGACGACGTCGTGAGGGGGGAGTAAAAAGCGTTGCCAAAGATACCAGATCACGTATTGGATTTACATAGAACAGGCTGgctttctttgaaaaaaaagggaaaagggGAAGAGCAAAAACAGGATGGGAATTCGCCGCAAAGGTCTTGTTACGAGTTGAGATGATCCCGTGGTCTCTTGCCATTTCTCATGGACAAAAGCGATCTAGGAGGTCACCTCCTCGACACGATGGATCGTGGTGATAAGGGGTTTATCTTCTTTTGTATTCAACTTTCCCGGACTGTGGAGATATCAAACCGGGGTCTGGAGAAATGGATAGGaaaattttcgtgaaaatTGTGCCAGGAAAAAATCCCAGGACTGGTACAAAGAACTTCATTCACTGAAACCTGATTTCTTCTCccatttctataaaaaaatttcagaaaaaaaatacagtaaAGTTACCAGACGCCGGGGATCGCTTTAAGGGATCTAAATAACCTTCCCCTGGTCTCCTGCAATTCCCATCAATAGTAAATGAATCTTTATCACCCGGTGTGAATGGCATCATAACAGCAATGCTAACCCGAAGCTTAATTCCCAGATGCGCCAAGAGCACCGATTCCCCCGGGCGTTTGTGAACGATAAATACAACAACAGTACTTTCGCACGATTGGTCA
This genomic interval from Diachasmimorpha longicaudata isolate KC_UGA_2023 chromosome 4, iyDiaLong2, whole genome shotgun sequence contains the following:
- the LOC135161589 gene encoding uncharacterized protein LOC135161589 isoform X1, which encodes MSSILGDGTGPGGPGPTRCLLLLQRSIAIQLSRGPPPSVLTTNQHDTTKEHHPADEMWMYDKGYNLFQSFLEANSKCWWNAALVDAMRQLRYKGHVSPGVLMVGGPPCALEVLRAAWSRNVLRPPADHAITCLGDIEDCLVAPVSQGQFTPLPEALCWAILELTSQRQAATLDTLRSALRNAFPTMQRPGRDLVYDALAKLMQERKIYHTSQGYFVVTPETRRLRRDSGGSRRNSRDVGSCRGQGGMLMSNDEAMALVHGEMITLRDGNVTHQAVQTNLADVICGGNPNDKVLFARCRSVPGRLERRHSLRLWGSARRLHRSGSSRSLPRRPERSDTSSSAEYASTDSAPHSPTSLSGIFSEKIGLLSRLFRRSTRRKGTPLMGTFSAQYPPTEWFNPRVVHLHSVATQTRAASPSMMEGLDQSQASFQVWDDSSSVRSATLPRRHRRQPSGDSTSLLANSTPRSSRRHRSPCSTLPRSKCSSLSRCTSRASVLPSSASQDPYQGRVQNQNGKHSSNSSPSRSGGSSGSVRATNGSPAKTGTLGRSSTRHSSRRPSHDSTGSGTKSSNSSPQHKILQKTCSTQSTHSSLKSTSSGKLSSSPLKTTTISSKSSPLKIIQQGALTPLQEAQNSITLQVSTNLSPVSPPQERAISSSVTLASNASSTTTISGSPGTKIYVHQNNSPMRSVITFENGTAKNVTEKDTCPSNKEKQELVNEKVQKAMLEKEKLVNSKTDDEKTRKVEEDWKPIKLERPSSLYATKDLKSESDKENKPKVDEDAPNKLKLTNRLNNSQAHLIDGSANNIDKNSIDNSTVSAPTTKNTNDAMNNSRKLSLSLSKDALSYRNLLHPGSKNNISSNPPSPTKSFDGFGGSFNNVYIENLESVKSHRAPQGSEPNLEKTVSRGDLYSYPSLSDMQVQFTSLAAQKILKGCPINSVDTLVEVNMAAAEKPNNRDVTVHTDFGLV
- the LOC135161589 gene encoding uncharacterized protein LOC135161589 isoform X2, with the protein product MSSILGDGTGPGGPGPTRCLLLLQRSIAIQLSRGPPPSVLTTNQHDTTKEHHPADEMWMYDKGYNLFQSFLEANSKCWWNAALVDAMRQLRYKGHVSPGVLMVGGPPCALEVLRAAWSRNVLRPPADHAITCLGDIEDCLVAPVSQGQFTPLPEALCWAILELTSQRQAATLDTLRSALRNAFPTMQRPGRDLVYDALAKLMQERKIYHTSQGYFVVTPETRRLRRDSGGSRRNSRDVGSCRGQGGMLMSNDEAMALVHGEMITLRDGNVTHQAVQTNLADVICGGNPNDKVLFARCRSVPGRLERRHSLRLWGSARRLHRSGSSRSLPRRPERSDTSSSAEYASTDSAPHSPTKKIGLLSRLFRRSTRRKGTPLMGTFSAQYPPTEWFNPRVVHLHSVATQTRAASPSMMEGLDQSQASFQVWDDSSSVRSATLPRRHRRQPSGDSTSLLANSTPRSSRRHRSPCSTLPRSKCSSLSRCTSRASVLPSSASQDPYQGRVQNQNGKHSSNSSPSRSGGSSGSVRATNGSPAKTGTLGRSSTRHSSRRPSHDSTGSGTKSSNSSPQHKILQKTCSTQSTHSSLKSTSSGKLSSSPLKTTTISSKSSPLKIIQQGALTPLQEAQNSITLQVSTNLSPVSPPQERAISSSVTLASNASSTTTISGSPGTKIYVHQNNSPMRSVITFENGTAKNVTEKDTCPSNKEKQELVNEKVQKAMLEKEKLVNSKTDDEKTRKVEEDWKPIKLERPSSLYATKDLKSESDKENKPKVDEDAPNKLKLTNRLNNSQAHLIDGSANNIDKNSIDNSTVSAPTTKNTNDAMNNSRKLSLSLSKDALSYRNLLHPGSKNNISSNPPSPTKSFDGFGGSFNNVYIENLESVKSHRAPQGSEPNLEKTVSRGDLYSYPSLSDMQVQFTSLAAQKILKGCPINSVDTLVEVNMAAAEKPNNRDVTVHTDFGLV